One region of Dryobates pubescens isolate bDryPub1 chromosome 20, bDryPub1.pri, whole genome shotgun sequence genomic DNA includes:
- the LOC104301220 gene encoding myosin heavy chain, skeletal muscle, adult codes for MASADAEMAVFGEAAPYLRKSEKERIEAQNKPFDAKTSVFVVHPKESFVKGTIQSKEGGKVTVKTEGGETLTVKDDQIHPMNPPKYDKIEDMAMMTHLHEPAVLYNLKERYAAWMIYTYSGLFCVTVNPYKWLPVYNPEVVLAYRGKKRQEAPPHIFSISDNAYQFMLTDRENQSILITGESGAGKTVNTKRVIQYFATIAASGDKKKEEQQPTGKMQGTLEDQIISANPLLEAFGNAKTVRNDNSSRFGKFIRIHFGATGKLASADIETYLLEKSRVTFQLKAERSYHIFYQIMSNKKPELIDMLLITTNPYDYQFVSQGEITVPSIDDQEELMATDSAIDILGFSADEKVAIYKLTGAVMHYGNLKFKQKQREEQAEPDGTEVADKAAYLMGLNSAELLKALCYPRVKVGNEYVTKGQNVTQVNNAVGALAKAVYERMFLWMVVRINQQLDTKQPRQYFIGVLDIAGFEIFDFNSFEQLCINFTNEKLQQFFNHHMFVLEQEEYKKEGIEWTFIDFGMDLAACIELIEKPMGIFSILEEECMFPKATDTSFKNKLYDQHLGKSSNFQKPKPAKGKAEAHFSLVHYAGTVDYNITGWLEKNKDPLNETVIGLYQKSSVKTLALLFANYGGADADAGGGGKKGAKKKGSSFQTVSALFRENLNKLMTNLRSTHPHFVRCIIPNETKTPGAMEHELVLHQLRCNGVLEGIRICRKGFPSRVLYADFKQRYKVLNASAIPEGQFIDSKKASEKLLSSIDVDHTQYKFGHTKVFFKAGLLGLLEEMRDEKLAQLITRTQARCRGFLARVEYQRMVERRESIFCIQYNVRAFMNVKHWPWMKLFFKIKPLLKSAESEKEMANMKQEFEKTKEELAKSEAKRKELEEKMVALLKEKNDLQLQVQAEADSLADAEERCDQLIKTKIQLEAKIKEVTERAEEEEEINAELTAKKRKLEDECSELKKDIDDLELTLAKVEKEKHATENKVKNLTEEMAALDETIVKLTKEKKALQEAHQQTLDDLQAEEDKVNTLTKAKTKLEQQVDDLEGSLEQEKKLRMDLERAKRKLEGDLKLAQDSIMDLENDKQQLEEKLKKKDFEISQIQGKIEDEQALGMQFQKKIKELQARIEELEEEIEAERTSRAKAEKHRADLSRELEEISERLEEAGGATSAQIEMNKKREAEFQKMRRDLEEATLQHEATAAALRKKHADSTAELGEQIDNLQRVKQKLEKEKSELKMEIDDLASNMESVSKAKANLEKMCRTLEDQLSELKTKEEEHQRMINDLNTQRARLQTEAGEYSRQVEEKDALISQLSRGKQAFTQQIEELKRHLEEEIKAKNALAHALQSARHDCDLLREQYEEEQEAKGELQRALSKANSEVAQWRTKYETDAIQRTEELEEAKKKLAQRLQDAEEHVEAVNAKCASLEKTKQRLQNEVEDLMIDVERSNAACAALDKKQRNFDKILAEWKQKYEETQAELEASQKESRSLSTELFKMKNAYEESLDHLETLKRENKNLQQEISDLTEQIAEGTKAIHELEKAKKQIEQEKSELQAALEEAEASLEHEEGKILRLQLELNQVKSEIDRKIAEKDEEIDQMKRNHLRIVESLQSSLDAEIRSRNEALRLKKKMEGDLNEMEIQLSHANRVAAEAQKNLRNTQAVLKDTQIHLDDALRTQEDLKEQVAMVERRANLLQAEIEELRAALEQTERSRKLAEQELLDATERVQLLHTQNTSLINTKKKLETDIAQIQGEMEDTIQEARNAEEKAKKAITDAAMMAEELKKEQDTSAHLERMKKNLDQTVKDLQHRLDEAEQLALKGGRKQIQKLEARVRELEGEVDAEQKRSAEAVKGVRKYERRVKELTYQSEEDRKNILRLQDLVDKLQMKVKSYKRQSEEAEELSNVNLSKFRKIQHELEEAEERADIAESQVNKLRAKSREFHSTKIAEEE; via the exons ATGGCCTCTGCAGACGCCGAGATGGCTGTTTTTGGGGAGGCTGCTCCCTACCTCCGCAAGTCAGAGAAGGAGAGAATTGAGGCGCAGAACAAGCCCTTTGATGCCAAGACATCTGTCTTCGTGGTGCATCCTAAAGAATCCTTTGTGAAAGGGACAATCCAGagcaaggaaggagggaaggtcACTGTCAAGACCGAAGGTGGAGAG ACTCTGACTGTGAAGGATGATCAAATCCACCCCATGAACCCTCCCAAGTACGATAAGATCGAGGACATGGCCATGATGACCCACCTGCACGAGCCTGCCGTGCTGTACAACCTCAAAGAGCGTTATGCAGCCTGGATGATCTAC ACCTACTCGGGTCTCTTCTGTGTCACTGTCAACCCCTACAAGTGGCTGCCGGTGTACAACCCGGAGGTGGTGTTGGCCTACCGAGGCAAGAAGCGCCAGGAGGCTCCTCCACACATCTTCTCCATCTCTGACAATGCCTATCAGTTCATGCTGACTG ATCGGGAGAACCAGTCCATCCTGATCAC TGGAGAATCCGGTGCAGGCAAGACTGTGAACACCAAGCGTGTCATCCAGTACTTTGCAACAATTGCAGCCAGTGGGGacaagaagaaggaggagcagcagccaacaGGCAAGATGCAG GGCACGCTTGAGGATCAAATCATCAGCGCCAACCCCCTGCTGGAGGCCTTTGGCAACGCCAAGACCGTGAGGAATGACAACTCCTCTCGCTTT GGCAAATTCATCAGAATCCACTTTGGAGCTACAGGCAAACTGGCTTCTGCTGACATTGAAACTT atctgctggagaagtcCAGAGTCACTTTCCAGCTCAAGGCAGAAAGAAGCTATCACATATTCTATCAGATCATGTCCAACAAGAAGCCAGAGCTAATTG ACATGCTCCTCATTACCACCAACCCTTATGACTACCAGTTCGTGAGTCAAGGTGAAATCACCGTTCCAAGCATTGATGACCAGGAGGAGCTGATGGCTACAGAT AGTGCCATTGACATCCTGGGCTTCAGTGCTGATGAAAAGGTGGCCATCTACAAGCTGACAGGGGCTGTCATGCACTACGGGAACCTGAAGTTCAAGCAGAAACAAcgagaggagcaggcagagcctgatGGCACAGAAG TGGCTGACAAGGCTGCCTACCTGATGGGCCTGaactcagctgagctgctcaaagccctgtgCTATCCCCGAGTCAAGGTCGGCAATGAATACGTGACCAAAGGTCAGAACGTGACCCAG GTTAACAACGCAGTTGGTGCCCTGGCAAAGGCTGTCTATGAGAGGATGTTCCTCTGGATGGTTGTTCGCATCAACCAGCAGCTGGACACCAAGCAGCCCAGGCAGTACTTCATTGGTGTGCTGGACATTGCTGGCTTTGAGATCTTTGAT TTCAACAGCTTTGAGCAGCTGTGCATCAACTTCACCAATGAGAAACTGCAACAGTTCTTCAACCACCACATGTtcgtgctggagcaggaggagtaCAAGAAGGAAGGCATTGAGTGGACATTCATTGACTTTGGCATGGACCTGGCTGCCTGCATCGAGCTCATTGAGAAG CCCATGGGCATCTTCTCCATCCTGGAAGAGGAGTGCATGTTCCCCAAGGCAACTGACACCTCTTTCAAGAACAAGCTCTATGACCAGCATCTGGGCAAGTCCAGCAACTTCCAGAAGCCCAAACCTGCCAAAGGCAAGGCTGAGGCTCACTTCTCCCTGGTGCACTATGCTGGCACTGTGGACTACAACATCACTGGCTGGCTGGAGAAGAACAAGGACCCTCTGAATGAAACTGTCATTGGGTTGTACCAGAAATCCTCTGTGAAGACTCTGGCCTTGCTCTTTGCCAACTATGGTGGAGCAGACGCAG atgctggtggtggtggcaagAAGGGTGCCAAGAAGAAGGGTTCCTCTTTCCAGACTGTCTCAGCTCTTTTCCGG GAGAACCTGAACAAGCTGATGACCAACCTACGGAGCACTCACCCCCACTTCGTCCGTTGCATCAtcccaaatgaaacaaaaacccCTG GTGCCATGGAGCACGAGCTGGTGCTGCACCAGCTGCGCTGTAACGGCGTGCTGGAAGGGATCCGCATCTGCAGGAAGGGATTCCCCAGCAGAGTCCTCTATGCTGACTTCAAACAGAg GTACAAGGTGCTGAACGCCAGTGCCATCCCAGAGGGACAGTTCATTGACAGCAAGAAGGCTTCCGAGAAGCTTCTTTCATCAATTGATGTGGACCACACCCAGTACAAATTTGGCCACACCAAG GTGTTCTTcaaagctgggctgctggggctcctggaggagatgagggatgagaagctggcaCAGCTCATCACCCGCACACAGGCCAGGTGCAGAGGCTTCCTGGCAAGAGTGGAGTACCAGAGAATGGTGGAGAGAAG GGAGTCCATCTTCTGCATCCAGTACAACGTTAGGGCCTTCATGAACGTCAAGCACTGGCCCTGGATGAAGCTCTTCTTCAAGATCAAGCCCTTGCTGAAGAGTGCAGAGTCTGAGAAGGAGATGGCCAACATGAAGCAAGAATTTGAGAAAACCAAGGAAGAGCTTGCAAAGTCTGAGGCcaagaggaaggagctggaggagaaaatggtggctctgctgaaggagaaaaatgaCCTGCAGCTGCAAGTGCAGGCT GAAGCAGATAGCTTGGCTGATGCTGAGGAGAGGTGTGACCAGCTCATCAAAACCAAAATCCAGCTGGAAGCCAAAATTAAGGAGGTGACTGAAAgggctgaggaagaggaagaaattaatgCTGAGCTGACAGCCAAGAAGAGAAAACTGGAGGATGAATGCTCAGAGCTGAAGAAAGATATTGATGACCTGGAGTTAACACTGGCCAAggtggagaaggaaaagcatgCCACTGAGAACAAG GTGAAAAACCTGACAGAGGAGATGGCAGCTCTGGACGAGACCATTGTGAAGCtgacaaaagagaagaaagctctCCAAGAGGCTCATCAGCAGACACTGGAtgacctgcaggcagaggaggacaaagTCAACACTCTGACCAAAGCTAAAACCAAGCTGGAGCAGCAAGTGGATGAT CTGGAAGGATCCCTGGAGCAAGAGAAGAAACTGCGCATGGACCTGGAGAGAGCCAAGAGGAAACTGGAAGGAGACCTGAAGCTGGCCCAAGACAGCATCATGGATCTGGAAAATgataagcagcagctggaggagaaactgaagaa GAAAGACTTTGAGATCAGCCAGATCCAGGGCAAGATCGAAGATGAGCAAGCCCTGGGCATGCAGTTCCAGAAGAAGatcaaggagctgcag GCTcgcattgaggagctggaggaggaaattGAGGCTGAGCGAACCTCTCGGGCAAAAGCAGAGAAGCATCGAGCTGACCTCTCCcgggagctggaggagatcaGTGAGCGCCtggaagaggcaggaggagctaCATCAGCTCAGATTGAGATGAACAAGAAGCGTGAGGCAGAGTTCCAGAAGATGCGTCGTGACCTGGAGGAGGCCACGCTGCAGCACGAGGCCACGGCTGCCGCCCTGCGGAAGAAGCACGCGGACAGCACCGCTGAGCTCGGGGAGCAGATCGACAACCTGCAGAGGGTGaagcagaagctggagaaggagaagagtgaGCTGAAGATGGAGATTGACGACCTGGCCAGTAACATGGAGTCTGTCTCCAAAGCCAAG GCAAACCTGGAGAAGATGTGCCGCACCCTGGAAGATCAGCTGAGTGAGCTGAAGACTAAAGAAGAAGAACATCAGCGCATGATCAATGACCTCAACACTCAAAGAGCTCGTCTGCAGACAGAAGCAG GTGAATATTCACGCCAGGTGGAAGAGAAAGATGCTTTGATTTCTCAGCTCTCCAGAGGCAAACAGGCATTTACTCAACAGATTGAGGAATTAAAGAGACAtttggaagaagaaataaag GCCAAGAACGCCCTGGCCCACGCCCTGCAGTCTGCTCGCCACGACTGCGACTTGCTCCGGGAGCAatatgaggaggagcaggaggccaaGGGGGAGCTGCAGCGAGCCCTGTCCAAGGCCAACAGTGAAGTGGCTCAGTGGAGAACCAAATACGAGACGGACGCCATCCAGCGCacggaggagctggaggaggccaa GAAGAAGCTGGCACAGCGCCTGCAGGATGCAGAGGAACATGTTGAAGCTGTCAATGCCAAATGTGCCTCTCTGGAAAAGacaaagcagaggctgcagaatgaAGTGGAGGACCTGATGATTGATGTGGAGAGATCAaatgctgcctgtgcagctctggacaAGAAGCAGAGGAACTTTGACAAG ATCCTGGCAGAATGGAAGCAGAAGTATGAGGAAActcaggctgagctggaagccTCCCAGAAGGAGTCTCGCTctctcagcacagagctgttcaAGATGAAGAATGCCTATGAGGAGTCCTTGGACCACCTGGAAACGCTCAAGCGGGAGAACAAGAACTTGCAGC AGGAGATTTCTGACCTGACGGAGCAGATTGCTGAGGGAACAAAGGCAATTCATGAGCTGGAGAAGGCCAAGAAGCAGATTGAGCAGGAGAAATCTGaactccaggctgctctggaggaagctGAG gcatccCTGGAACATGAAGAGGGGAAGATCCTGCGCCTCCAGCTTGAGCTCAACCAGGTGAAATCTGAGATTGACAGGAAGATAGCAGAGAAGGATGAGGAGATCGACCAGATGAAGAGAAACCACCTCAGAATCGTGGAGtccttgcagagcagcctggatgcTGAGATCAGGAGCAGGAATGAAGCCCTGAGGCTGAAGAAGAAGATGGAAGGAGACCTGAATGAAATGGAGATCCAGCTGAGCCATGCcaacagagtggctgcagaggcaCAGAAGAACCTGAGGAACACTCAGGCTGTTCTCAAG GATACCCAGATCCACCTGGATGATGCTCTCAGGACTCAGGAGGACCTGAAGGAGCAGGTGGCCATGGTGGAGCGCAGAGcaaacctgctgcaggctgaaatTGAGGAGCTaagggcagccctggagcaaacAGAGCGGTCGAGGAAAttggctgagcaggagctcCTGGATGCAACGGAACGTGTGCAGCTGCTCCACACCCAG AACACCAGCTTGATCAACACCAAGAAGAAGCTGGAGACAGACATTGCCCAAATCCAGGGTGAAATGGAGGATACCATCCAGGAAGCCAGGAACGCTGAAGagaaggccaagaaggccatcaCTGAT GCAGCCATGAtggcagaagagctgaagaAGGAGCAGGACACCAGTGCCCACCTGGAGAGGATGAAGAAGAACCTGGACCAGACGGTGAAGGACTTGCAGCACCGTCTGGatgaggctgagcagctggccCTGAAGGGAGGCAGGAAGCAAATCCAGAAGCTGGAGGCCAGA GTGCGAGAGCTGGAAGGGGAGGTGGATGCTGAGCAGAAGCGCAGCGCTGAAGCCGTGAAGGGTGTGCGCAAGTACGAGAGGAGGGTGAAGGAGCTGACCTACCAG TCTGAGGAAGACAGGAAGAATATTCTGAGGCTGCAGGATCTGGTGGACAAGCTGCAGATGAAGGTGAAGTCCTACAAGAGACAATCTGAGGAGGCT GAGGAGCTGTCCAATGTCAACCTCTCCAAGTTCCGCAAGATCCAGCACGAGCTGGAGGAAGCCGAGGAGAGAGCTGACATTGCAGAGTCGCAGGTCAACAAGCTCCGGGCCAAGAGCCGCGAGTTCCACAGCACGAAGATAGCAGAGGAGGAGTGA